A genomic segment from Spinacia oleracea cultivar Varoflay chromosome 3, BTI_SOV_V1, whole genome shotgun sequence encodes:
- the LOC130470031 gene encoding secreted RxLR effector protein 161-like produces the protein MFLMNYTRPDIAYSVSRLSRYTHNPSNEHWGALRRFLRYIRGTMDWGLHYSKFPGALEGFCDANWVSGNDEVNSTSGYVFTLVGGAIFGNPVMDVCQYNASLLLAEIQNIIQSSIVCFE, from the exons atgtttctcaTGAACTATACTAGACCTGATATTGCCTATTCTGTAAGTAGATTGAGCAGGTACACTCATAACCCAAGCAATGAGCATTGGGGTGCTTTGAGGAGGTTTCTTAGGTACATaaggggtaccatggattggggattgcactactccaagtttccaggagcATTGGAGGGATTTTGTGATGCCAACTGGGTATCCGGAAATGATGAAGTCAACTCCACTAGTGGTTATGTCTTCACCCTAGTGGGTGGAGCCATTTTCGGAAATCCT GTTATGGATGTATGCCAGTATAATGCATCACTTTTATTGGCGGAGATTCAGAATATTATACAAAGTTCAATTGTGTGCTTTGAGTAA